One region of Trichoderma breve strain T069 chromosome 7 map unlocalized scaffold00007, whole genome shotgun sequence genomic DNA includes:
- a CDS encoding mitochondrial carrier protein domain-containing protein, which produces MSPRGGHLKDEGSKLQVVSAGAIAGLVSRFIVAPLDVVKIRLQLQPYSLSDPLAPLREAPAYRGTVRTIKHILRHEGLTGLWKGNVPAELMYVCYSAVQFTTYRSTTVFLQTALPTRMPDSAETFVAGAVSGAAATGATYPLDLLRTRFAAQGRHRVYSSLRGALWDIYRDEGPKGFFRGLGPALGQIIPFMGIFFASYEGLRLQLGHLHLPWGSGDATAGIVASVVAKTAVFPLDLVRKRIQVQGPTRSKYVYNDIPIYTSAVRGIRSIYRTEGLRGLYKGLPISLVKAAPSSAITLWTYERSLKLLMSFDKDEKEASI; this is translated from the exons ATGTCGCCCCGAGGCGGCCACCTCAAAGATGAG GGTTCCAAACTCCAAGTCGTGTCAGCCGGCGCCATAGCTGGCCTCGTCTCTCG ATTCATCGTCGCCCCCCTTGACGTCGTCAAGAtccgcctccagctccagccgtACTCGCTCTCCGACCCCTTGGCCCCCTTGCGCGAAGCACCCGCCTACCGCGGCACCGTCCGCACCATCAAGCACATCCTCAGGCATGAAGGGCTCACGGGCCTGTGGAAGGGCAACGTGCCCGCCGAGCTGATGTACGTGTGCTACTCGGCCGTCCAGTTCACCACGTACCGCTCCACCACCGTCTTCCTGCAGACCGCGCTGCCCACACGCATGCCCGACTCGGCAGAGACGTTTGTCGCCGGCGCCGTCTCCGGGGCTGCGGCCACGGGGGCTACGTACCCTCTGGACCTGCTGAGGACGCGGTTCGCTGCTCAGGGGAGACATCGCGTCTACTCGTCTCTGCGCGGTGCGCTGTGGGACATTTATCGTGACGAGGGACCCAAGGGCTTCTTCCGCGGCCTGGGGCCCGCCCTGGGCCAGATCATCCCCTTTatgggcatcttcttcgcctcctaCGAAGGCTTGCGGCTTCAGCTTGGCcacctccatctcccctGGGGCAGCGGCGATGCCACGGCCGGCATCGTCGCCAGTGTCGTTGCTAAAACGGCCGTCTTCCCGCTCGATCTCGTCCGCAAGCGCATCCAGGTTCAGGGTCCCACCCGGAGCAAGTATGTGTACAACGACATTCCCATCTACACCTCCGCGGTACGAGGTATCCGGTCAATATACCGAACAGAGGGCCTGCGAGGCCTGTACAAGGGTCTCCCAATCAGCTTGGTGAAAGCTGCTCCCTCGAGCGCAATAACGCTATGGACGTATGAACGAAGCTTGAAGCTTCTAATGAGCTTTgataaagatgaaaaggaagCGTCGATTTGA
- a CDS encoding inosine-uridine preferring nucleoside hydrolase domain-containing protein, whose product MSSDQVPVWLDCDPGHDDAFAILLAAHHPRINLLGISTVFGNASLEHTTHNAASILTAFGKHNDIPLYVGLNKALERPALHAPTDIHGESGLDGTELLPVPKCSPKPEPAIDAMAAALKAQPAGTAWIVATGTVTNVGALFRKYPELVAHIKGLSIMGGSIGGGFSDAPLGKVDGKERIGNTTPYAEFNIFVDPEAAAEMFHNKEIAKKMFMVPLDLSHQVLATEKVRDLLLYGKDGEKTGTGKTTLRTMLVELLYFFAKTYADVFGITAGPPLHDPLAMLAVLLGTPDEIAIYDWDEKKSQGPKHNERFDVTVITEGTIEEAKRGEKQTGRTVAKEAPVGEGGVIIPRGVDVDRFWQVIEECIERADETNRNLSN is encoded by the exons ATGTCGTCCGATCAAGTGCCTGTTTGGCTGGATTGCGATCCGGGCCACGAT GACGCATTTGCCATTTTGCTGGCAGCTCACCACCCCAGAATCAACCTGCTGGGCATCTCGACAGTCTTTGGAAATGCTTCCCTCGA ACACACGACACACAACGCCGCTTCCATTCTGACGGCCTTTGGCAAGCACAATGATATTCCCCTATACGTCGGCCTCAACAAAGCCCTCGAGCGACCTGCTCTCCACGCGCCAACCGACATTCACGGCGAAAGTGGTCTTGACGGCACCGAGTTGCTCCCCGTTCCGAAATGCTCGCCGAAGCCCGAGCCGGCCATCGACGCCATGGCCGCCGCTCTCAAGGCCCAGCCGGCCGGCACAGCCTGGATCGTAGCCACCGGCACAGTGACCAACGTCGGCGCTCTATTCCGCAAGTATCCGGAGCTCGTCGCACACATCAAGGGCCTGAGCATCATGGGCGGCTCCATCGGAGGGGGCTTCTCCGACGCACCGCTGGGCAAGGTTGACGGCAAGGAGCGCATCGGCAACACGACCCCCTATGCCGAGTTCAACATCTTTGTCGACCCGGAGGCCGCGGCCGAGATGTTCCACaacaaggagattgccaagaAGATGTTCATGGTGCCGTTGGATCTGAGCCACCAGGTCTTGGCGACGGAGAAGGTCAGGGATCTGCTGCTGTACGGCAAGGATGGCGAGAAGACTGGTACTGGCAAGACGACGCTGCGGACAATGCTCGTCGAGCTGCTCTACTTCTTCGCCAAGACATATGC CGACGTCTTTGGCATCACCGCCGGCCCGCCCCTCCACGATCCTCTCGCCATGCTCGCCGTTCTGCTTGGCACTCCCGACGAGATCGCCATTTACGACtgggatgagaagaagagccaggGGCCTAAACACAACGAGCGCTTTGATGTTACCGTCATCACCGAGGGTACGatcgaggaggccaagcgcGGAGAGAAGCAGACAGGCAGGACGGTCGCCAAGGAGGCGCCTGTAGGAGAGGGCGGCGTGATTATACCCAGAGGAGTGGACGTGGACCGGTTCTGGCAGGTGATTGAGGAGTGCATTGAGAGGGCGGACGAGACGAACCGTAACCTGAGCAACTAA